In the genome of Croceimicrobium hydrocarbonivorans, one region contains:
- a CDS encoding lysozyme, which translates to MKQSKVLQYSAIGAGAVALGLFLFYYLRKNFPLPGSLLFASRDIKNYIKQEEKLRLNAYRDPGGVWTIGYGHTSDSKFPVNANSRITQKEANLIFEHDVDEAEHWVRERLKRSITQNQFDALVSHTFNTGGSTRLMKLVNENAHPDDIYHWFTSRYTSQNGQLLAGLLTRRREEAEIFFAS; encoded by the coding sequence GTGAAGCAATCTAAGGTATTGCAATATTCAGCAATTGGAGCCGGAGCGGTAGCGCTTGGGCTTTTTCTGTTCTACTACTTACGCAAAAACTTTCCATTACCGGGGTCTTTACTTTTTGCCTCCAGAGATATTAAAAACTACATCAAGCAGGAAGAAAAATTGCGGTTAAATGCATACCGCGACCCTGGAGGCGTTTGGACTATTGGCTATGGTCATACTTCAGATTCTAAATTTCCGGTGAATGCAAATTCCAGAATTACCCAAAAAGAGGCTAATTTAATTTTTGAGCATGATGTAGATGAGGCCGAACACTGGGTTAGAGAGCGATTAAAGCGATCCATTACACAAAACCAATTTGATGCTTTAGTGTCTCACACCTTTAATACTGGGGGTAGTACCAGGTTAATGAAATTGGTGAATGAAAATGCGCATCCTGATGATATTTATCACTGGTTTACTTCTCGATATACTTCCCAAAATGGTCAATTACTAGCTGGATTATTAACCCGCCGACGTGAAGAGGCAGAAATATTTTTTGCCTCGTGA
- a CDS encoding zeta toxin family protein, with the protein MKRFSEVKEIDRSKIIVDPKLFQGRQSEFSEDTVKAIVSKGAYDRSAEPIILWYDAEREKYVVISGHSRFEASERLYKSGKQPDLKTMPAKLFLGDLDDAIDYATLESNRGSTEEGLVSDIQAYRRAVAKGFNREKLLSIFKPESKLNKLKDLSYLNPKGQFVEELSKSSARSFPYLERNSRWVGQLRKVLPQLTDSHEQELFNYFYKGKPSALKQGKDQFFDLVDKRVNRIDFDSNKALNLENRISANALTDPITEQLKDLEKDITEFQKRIQAKRQNIIRAKEAKVPDAEKIISTLQKEITQYEAAILRKMEDQNKLRQQKGKIERETVVDLFSQSEEIPAKKKPSEQIKEKTERLTDREYRESQVPKIVEKGDLANLIYDGQKYFGLKVKEVDFWEGNFFSIDRWVYILELPSGKTVREDNKANVEKFDPSKNKKGEQENAYPLLDPTGRMYKTAISAWYASSMSPDRRGRSFMAEHERYLNEIQQELIELAEKHDTKELVTPAFNRYLEKYRSYAADYLHRQSGIASSMVTGPANFPTARNRKRGDVQERKVKEWNRWDSKALARIKKELINEPLPTDNPTEELSRQKEKLQALKDLQINYRAINAAYRKFKKDPSSLDSQDLSDVVKERIRNWKPDYSYETAPIQPYQMSNNNANIKRVEQRIKELEVKSKIAESGKTPEVKFDGGVVVLNALDNRIQIFFDDKPDANTRDELKKSGFKWAPSKKAWQRMVTDNAIFKTAKLSFIKSEGPWEDLFKVNQSKKKTLNPISDPKKKEWKVDLKALAASIRNLLNLGGGNAVKVSTKTSGENRSDHHIFIEMRDGSSFDKRTRNILESWPLDKGQVKGYGLKIYTGQAMQVQEAIKEVSAADDFKEIIGCPPMKDGKRLIDAESIRKLESCIANLPQTKKQHTNEAGEYQADRLKLHAKIIGEFKKDAKCTGGKKPIAILTGGAPGAGKSTFLKNFAPWLLSDSVYHIDADEVRAKLPEYKGWNASATHEETSDITKKLIREIGKPCEYDLIYDGTMNKAKKYGPLVTQLKDLGYQVFVIYLQVPKELSKQRVLDRYKTSGRYVPMSVIDEIYENGLEAYDEVIKSADGFIRVNGETQEIVEKGGMQLPKRRKLANQPSKSEPSKADRDSIGTIRKEINEYLILSENQVRNFAEKINRLRKVNSQKIDGSQINKKVLPLTADGLFRWAKNPGAYDLPGIDAPDETKPTIKPRKIKKLEPANSSSGGFWQQLWNGK; encoded by the coding sequence GTGAAACGATTCTCAGAAGTCAAAGAAATTGATCGCTCCAAGATCATTGTAGATCCTAAACTTTTTCAAGGTAGGCAATCCGAATTTTCTGAAGATACAGTTAAGGCAATTGTATCAAAAGGCGCTTATGACCGTAGTGCTGAGCCTATCATATTGTGGTATGATGCGGAAAGAGAAAAGTATGTTGTAATTTCTGGACATTCTCGGTTTGAAGCCTCCGAAAGGCTTTACAAATCAGGAAAGCAACCGGATTTGAAAACAATGCCGGCTAAACTTTTCTTAGGTGATTTAGATGATGCTATCGATTATGCTACTTTAGAAAGTAATCGAGGGAGTACGGAGGAAGGACTAGTGTCCGATATTCAAGCTTATCGTAGGGCTGTTGCCAAAGGTTTTAATCGTGAAAAATTACTGTCAATATTTAAGCCCGAAAGTAAACTGAATAAGCTTAAAGATTTAAGCTATTTAAATCCCAAAGGCCAATTTGTTGAGGAATTGAGCAAATCTAGCGCTCGTTCTTTTCCCTATTTAGAAAGAAATTCGAGGTGGGTAGGTCAGTTGCGTAAAGTGCTGCCTCAACTTACCGATAGCCATGAACAGGAGCTTTTTAATTATTTCTATAAGGGTAAGCCGTCTGCTTTAAAGCAAGGCAAAGATCAGTTTTTTGATTTGGTTGATAAACGAGTAAACCGCATTGATTTTGATTCTAATAAAGCTTTGAACCTTGAAAATAGGATCAGCGCAAATGCCTTGACTGATCCTATAACAGAGCAGTTAAAGGACTTAGAAAAGGATATTACTGAATTTCAAAAGCGCATTCAAGCTAAGCGACAAAATATTATTAGAGCTAAGGAAGCAAAAGTTCCGGATGCTGAAAAAATCATTTCTACTCTTCAAAAAGAAATTACCCAGTACGAAGCGGCAATTCTTCGTAAAATGGAAGATCAAAATAAATTGCGTCAGCAAAAGGGAAAAATTGAGCGGGAAACGGTGGTTGATTTATTTAGTCAATCTGAGGAAATTCCTGCAAAGAAAAAACCATCTGAACAGATCAAAGAAAAAACTGAAAGGTTAACTGATCGCGAATATCGCGAAAGCCAAGTTCCTAAAATTGTAGAAAAGGGAGATTTAGCAAACCTAATTTACGATGGCCAGAAGTACTTTGGTTTAAAGGTGAAAGAAGTGGATTTCTGGGAAGGAAATTTTTTCAGTATTGATCGTTGGGTTTACATTTTAGAATTACCATCAGGAAAGACAGTTCGAGAAGATAATAAAGCCAATGTTGAAAAGTTTGATCCAAGTAAAAACAAAAAAGGAGAGCAGGAAAATGCATATCCTTTACTGGATCCAACTGGTCGAATGTATAAAACTGCAATTTCTGCCTGGTATGCTTCAAGTATGTCTCCGGATCGTCGTGGTCGTTCCTTTATGGCTGAGCATGAAAGGTATTTAAATGAAATACAGCAAGAACTTATTGAACTAGCCGAAAAGCATGATACTAAAGAGTTAGTTACCCCTGCTTTTAATAGATATTTAGAAAAATATCGCAGTTATGCGGCTGATTATTTACATCGTCAAAGTGGAATTGCAAGCTCCATGGTTACCGGTCCAGCAAATTTCCCAACGGCCCGAAATCGAAAGCGAGGTGATGTTCAAGAACGCAAAGTAAAAGAATGGAATCGATGGGATTCTAAGGCCTTAGCTCGAATCAAGAAAGAACTCATAAATGAGCCACTTCCAACTGATAACCCAACTGAGGAGCTGAGTCGGCAAAAAGAAAAACTTCAAGCGCTAAAAGATCTTCAGATAAACTATAGAGCGATTAATGCCGCTTATCGAAAGTTTAAAAAGGACCCATCATCATTAGATAGCCAAGACTTATCCGATGTGGTGAAAGAAAGGATACGAAATTGGAAACCGGACTATAGTTATGAAACGGCTCCTATTCAGCCCTATCAAATGAGCAATAATAATGCGAACATCAAGCGAGTTGAGCAGCGCATTAAGGAGTTAGAAGTTAAAAGTAAGATTGCGGAATCAGGGAAAACACCAGAAGTTAAGTTTGATGGTGGTGTAGTCGTGTTAAACGCATTAGATAATCGTATTCAGATATTCTTTGATGATAAGCCGGATGCCAATACCAGGGATGAGCTTAAAAAAAGTGGATTTAAATGGGCTCCCAGTAAGAAGGCATGGCAGCGCATGGTTACCGATAATGCCATTTTTAAAACAGCCAAGCTTTCTTTTATTAAAAGTGAAGGTCCTTGGGAAGATTTATTTAAGGTAAACCAAAGCAAAAAGAAAACACTAAATCCTATTTCTGATCCAAAGAAAAAGGAATGGAAAGTAGATTTAAAAGCTTTGGCCGCTTCTATCCGAAACCTATTGAATTTAGGCGGTGGAAATGCCGTAAAAGTTAGTACCAAAACTTCAGGAGAAAACCGATCTGATCATCACATCTTTATTGAGATGCGAGACGGTTCAAGCTTTGATAAGCGCACTAGAAATATTTTGGAGAGCTGGCCACTGGATAAAGGACAGGTCAAAGGTTATGGGCTAAAGATTTACACGGGCCAGGCTATGCAGGTTCAGGAAGCTATTAAGGAGGTTTCAGCGGCTGATGATTTTAAAGAGATTATTGGCTGTCCTCCAATGAAGGACGGTAAACGGTTAATTGATGCTGAAAGCATTCGCAAATTAGAATCCTGTATAGCCAACTTACCCCAAACAAAAAAGCAACATACCAATGAGGCAGGAGAATACCAGGCCGATCGCTTAAAGCTGCATGCCAAAATAATAGGCGAGTTTAAGAAGGATGCAAAATGTACCGGTGGTAAAAAGCCAATTGCAATTCTTACGGGCGGAGCACCTGGAGCAGGTAAAAGCACCTTTTTGAAAAACTTTGCTCCTTGGCTTTTATCTGATAGTGTTTATCACATTGACGCAGATGAAGTAAGGGCAAAATTGCCTGAATATAAGGGATGGAATGCAAGTGCCACGCATGAGGAAACTAGCGATATCACTAAAAAACTGATTCGTGAAATTGGCAAGCCTTGTGAATATGACCTTATTTATGATGGCACCATGAATAAGGCCAAAAAGTATGGGCCCTTAGTAACTCAACTTAAGGATTTAGGGTACCAGGTATTTGTGATTTATCTCCAAGTTCCAAAGGAGCTAAGCAAACAAAGGGTATTAGATCGATACAAAACTTCAGGGCGTTATGTTCCGATGTCGGTAATAGATGAAATTTACGAAAATGGCCTTGAAGCGTATGATGAAGTAATTAAGAGCGCGGATGGCTTTATTCGAGTGAATGGTGAAACCCAAGAGATTGTTGAAAAGGGAGGAATGCAGCTTCCGAAAAGGCGAAAGTTAGCTAATCAACCATCTAAAAGTGAGCCTTCAAAAGCAGATCGAGATTCGATAGGTACTATTCGTAAAGAAATCAATGAATACTTGATTTTATCAGAAAACCAAGTGAGGAATTTTGCGGAAAAGATTAATCGCTTAAGAAAAGTCAATAGCCAAAAAATAGATGGATCTCAGATTAATAAAAAGGTACTGCCTCTTACGGCTGACGGCCTATTCCGATGGGCAAAAAATCCCGGGGCATACGATTTACCTGGAATAGATGCTCCAGATGAAACAAAACCAACCATCAAACCGAGAAAAATCAAAAAGTTAGAACCCGCTAATTCTTCCTCTGGAGGCTTTTGGCAACAATTATGGAATGGTAAATGA
- a CDS encoding phage head spike fiber domain-containing protein, with the protein MNLIGQILPRIIAPANWYNSTLTPAEPGAFELNNSFDWGLYTQNGTTNNLGFVYGGFSPGQNWAISLYVKISASGDYIGVRETGNGIGVVRISTETVTTAGGGISSVKVYDTVNDDIKRVVILGTTLGANNLFLQLPSSGGNSGVDDGNTLQLTAFQLEAGTYATSVIRTTGLARTRNADVVSSSAIGALLEDLEGNFYLEATVFDDTVSNVIELSQSGAESTNAIRIDINGTGIEGTCVGSGGTTSISGAPAVAGTYNKVCFNYGASGMSLHVDGSTEGSASNGGLPSTLNQWRFTDGTNPFRGRIRVCAYNPNKLNATESNNLTT; encoded by the coding sequence ATGAACCTGATCGGACAAATTTTGCCACGGATAATAGCCCCTGCAAATTGGTATAATTCCACTTTAACGCCTGCTGAGCCAGGCGCATTTGAACTAAACAATAGTTTTGACTGGGGCCTATATACCCAAAACGGCACTACCAATAATTTAGGATTTGTCTATGGGGGTTTTTCACCAGGCCAAAACTGGGCAATTAGTTTGTATGTGAAAATATCAGCTAGTGGGGATTATATCGGGGTAAGAGAAACCGGGAATGGTATTGGGGTAGTGCGTATTTCTACCGAAACTGTAACTACAGCCGGAGGAGGAATTTCTTCCGTAAAGGTTTACGATACTGTAAACGATGACATTAAACGAGTAGTAATTCTAGGGACTACTTTGGGCGCAAATAATTTATTCCTACAGTTACCCAGTAGTGGGGGCAATTCTGGAGTTGATGACGGTAATACGTTGCAGTTAACGGCTTTTCAATTAGAAGCTGGCACATATGCAACTAGCGTTATTAGAACAACCGGCTTGGCGCGTACCCGAAATGCGGATGTAGTTTCATCTAGTGCAATTGGAGCCTTATTGGAGGACTTAGAAGGGAATTTTTACCTAGAAGCCACGGTCTTTGATGATACGGTAAGTAATGTAATCGAGCTTTCCCAAAGTGGAGCTGAATCTACAAACGCCATTCGCATTGATATTAATGGTACTGGAATTGAGGGGACTTGTGTTGGTTCCGGAGGTACTACTTCTATTTCTGGAGCTCCGGCCGTAGCCGGTACCTACAATAAAGTTTGTTTCAACTATGGGGCAAGTGGTATGAGCTTGCATGTAGACGGAAGCACGGAAGGCAGCGCATCAAATGGAGGTCTGCCTAGTACTTTGAATCAGTGGCGTTTTACGGATGGGACAAATCCATTTAGGGGCAGGATCCGGGTTTGCGCGTATAACCCGAATAAGCTAAATGCCACCGAATCTAACAATCTAACAACATAA
- a CDS encoding Thoeris anti-defense Tad2 family protein, with protein MTLSFGDAINALEQGKMARRKSWADSGKFVFRQVPSIIKKEIVPKMQSLPESVKKEFQKRFDFSNNQIDAIYYQDQFALVNSSNLITSWCPTVPDSLAKDWEVLPSD; from the coding sequence ATGACTTTAAGTTTTGGCGATGCAATCAATGCATTAGAACAGGGTAAAATGGCCCGACGCAAATCCTGGGCGGATAGCGGAAAGTTTGTATTTAGACAAGTTCCTTCTATAATCAAGAAAGAAATAGTACCTAAAATGCAATCTTTGCCCGAATCGGTAAAAAAGGAGTTTCAAAAACGATTTGATTTCTCCAATAATCAAATTGACGCAATTTATTATCAAGATCAATTTGCTTTAGTTAATTCTAGCAACTTGATCACCAGTTGGTGTCCAACTGTACCTGATTCATTGGCAAAAGATTGGGAAGTTTTGCCTAGTGATTAG
- a CDS encoding tyrosine-type recombinase/integrase, protein MDDSGRLPLCKSSLGPAENPRGEKKRKIIPPSERLRIFKHLEKTNYGYYVLCLVEYYLFIRRTEITKLRVHHFDLERCTVLIPAKYSKNRKDDTITIPKTVATVLRIYLKNASDQHFFTGPDFRPSPKALSPKKISDQWTKLRQELGFLKAYQFYSLKDTGITDMLRAGIPSILVRDQARHYDVSQTDQYAARGKGPTRKLKPLSRIKYQ, encoded by the coding sequence ATGGATGATTCAGGCCGGCTACCTCTATGTAAATCCAGCCTTGGGCCTGCGGAAAATCCCAGAGGTGAGAAAAAACGAAAAATCATTCCCCCTTCAGAACGGCTTCGAATTTTCAAGCACCTAGAAAAGACCAATTACGGTTACTATGTGCTTTGTTTAGTAGAATATTATCTTTTTATCCGACGTACAGAAATTACTAAGCTTCGCGTGCATCACTTTGACCTGGAGCGTTGCACGGTGCTTATTCCGGCCAAGTATTCTAAGAACCGCAAAGATGATACGATTACCATCCCTAAAACCGTGGCAACGGTTTTGCGTATCTATCTAAAAAATGCGTCCGATCAGCACTTTTTTACCGGTCCCGATTTTAGGCCAAGCCCCAAGGCTTTAAGCCCCAAAAAAATTAGTGATCAATGGACCAAACTTCGTCAGGAACTCGGCTTTTTAAAGGCTTATCAATTTTATTCCCTGAAGGATACGGGCATTACTGATATGCTACGGGCGGGTATTCCTTCCATTTTAGTACGCGACCAAGCCCGCCATTATGATGTAAGCCAAACCGATCAATATGCCGCCCGGGGAAAGGGGCCAACCCGGAAATTGAAGCCTTTGAGTAGAATTAAATATCAATGA
- a CDS encoding helix-turn-helix domain-containing protein, with protein MNYKLLKHQIESQGFNLNQIAKKLNVSRTGLWQSIERETLTVQTLEEISKILKVDPRLFIDKTDIHPEALPLPEVQELKDKYVKVLEENHELRQKH; from the coding sequence ATGAACTACAAACTCCTAAAGCATCAGATTGAATCACAAGGATTTAACCTGAATCAAATTGCCAAAAAATTAAATGTTAGCCGTACTGGTTTATGGCAATCCATAGAGAGAGAAACTTTAACTGTTCAAACTTTAGAGGAAATTTCTAAAATCTTGAAGGTTGATCCGCGCCTATTTATTGACAAAACAGACATTCATCCTGAAGCTTTGCCACTTCCTGAAGTGCAAGAATTAAAGGATAAGTACGTGAAAGTGTTAGAAGAAAATCACGAATTGCGCCAAAAGCATTGA
- a CDS encoding DNA cytosine methyltransferase — translation MNRRLTVGGLFSGDGGFELAAQWAGLTPVWSNDFNKHCCAKLRRNFGHRIIEKDINEIDPNELESVDIICGGDPCQPSSLAGLGKGTEDHRYNWPAKFRIVRALHPSFVLNENVVGTITNGILDRKIDDLESEGYTCQAYTIPAEAVGALHRRDRVWLVAYDPNRKLSEARQSGEKNKHSPSKEVRQPIEPVDLWPFDTYPDSQRLHQQHNATQSKVLSEGVSRYFGFGPSAHGNISRDIIESGIIRMLNGLPEGMDYADRNNRIAEMGNAIVPQLAYEFFLWMKSILK, via the coding sequence ATGAATAGGAGGTTAACAGTTGGGGGCCTCTTCTCCGGAGACGGTGGTTTTGAACTTGCTGCTCAGTGGGCAGGTCTTACTCCAGTTTGGAGCAACGACTTTAACAAGCATTGTTGCGCCAAACTCAGACGAAACTTTGGGCACAGGATAATTGAAAAGGATATAAACGAAATCGACCCTAATGAACTCGAATCAGTCGACATTATTTGCGGAGGAGACCCCTGCCAGCCAAGCTCATTGGCAGGCTTGGGAAAAGGCACGGAAGATCACCGCTACAACTGGCCAGCGAAATTTAGAATTGTACGGGCCTTACACCCATCTTTCGTCCTTAACGAAAACGTTGTTGGAACGATTACCAACGGCATCCTTGACCGGAAGATTGATGATTTGGAAAGTGAAGGCTACACCTGCCAAGCGTACACTATACCAGCTGAAGCCGTTGGAGCGCTCCATCGTCGGGACAGAGTTTGGCTTGTCGCTTATGACCCCAACCGAAAGCTGTCAGAGGCCCGACAATCCGGCGAAAAGAACAAGCATAGCCCATCAAAAGAAGTTCGCCAACCTATCGAGCCAGTTGATCTTTGGCCTTTTGATACCTACCCCGACAGTCAACGACTCCACCAACAGCACAATGCCACCCAGTCAAAAGTATTGTCGGAAGGGGTATCAAGGTACTTTGGTTTCGGCCCTTCTGCACATGGGAATATCTCCAGGGACATTATTGAATCCGGAATTATTCGAATGCTTAATGGGCTACCCGAAGGGATGGACTATGCCGATAGAAACAACCGAATAGCCGAAATGGGAAATGCAATTGTTCCTCAGTTGGCCTACGAGTTTTTCTTATGGATGAAATCAATATTGAAGTGA
- a CDS encoding zeta toxin family protein: MSNNNANIKRVEQRIKELEVKSKIAESGKTPEVKFDGGVVVLNALDNRIQIFFDDKPDANTRDELKKSGFKWAPSKKAWQRMVTDNAIFKTAKLSFIKSEGPWEDLFKVNQSKKKTLNPISDPKKKEWKVDLKALAASIRNLLNLGGGNAVKVSTKTSGENRSDHHIFIEMRDGSSFDKRTRNILESWPLDKGQVKGYGLKIYTGQAMQVQEAIKEVSAADDFKEIIGCPPMKDGKRLIDAESIRKLESCIANLPQTKKQHTNEAGEYQADRLKLHAKIIGEFKKDAKCTGGKKPIAILTGGAPGAGKSTFLKNFAPWLLSDSVYHIDADEVRAKLPEYKGWNASATHEETSDITKKLIREIGKPCEYDLIYDGTMNKAKKYGPLVTQLKDLGYQVFVIYLQVPKELSKQRVLDRYKTSGRYVPMSVIDEIYENGLEAYDEVIKSADGFIRVNGETQEIVEKGGMQLPKRRKLANQPSKSEPSKADRDSIGTIRKEINEYLILSENQVRNFAEKINRLRKVNSQKIDGSQINKKVLPLTADGLFRWAKNPGAYDLPGIDAPDETKPTIKPRKIKKLEPANSSSGGFWQQLWNGK; encoded by the coding sequence ATGAGCAATAATAATGCGAACATCAAGCGAGTTGAGCAGCGCATTAAGGAGTTAGAAGTTAAAAGTAAGATTGCGGAATCAGGGAAAACACCAGAAGTTAAGTTTGATGGTGGTGTAGTCGTGTTAAACGCATTAGATAATCGTATTCAGATATTCTTTGATGATAAGCCGGATGCCAATACCAGGGATGAGCTTAAAAAAAGTGGATTTAAATGGGCTCCCAGTAAGAAGGCATGGCAGCGCATGGTTACCGATAATGCCATTTTTAAAACAGCCAAGCTTTCTTTTATTAAAAGTGAAGGTCCTTGGGAAGATTTATTTAAGGTAAACCAAAGCAAAAAGAAAACACTAAATCCTATTTCTGATCCAAAGAAAAAGGAATGGAAAGTAGATTTAAAAGCTTTGGCCGCTTCTATCCGAAACCTATTGAATTTAGGCGGTGGAAATGCCGTAAAAGTTAGTACCAAAACTTCAGGAGAAAACCGATCTGATCATCACATCTTTATTGAGATGCGAGACGGTTCAAGCTTTGATAAGCGCACTAGAAATATTTTGGAGAGCTGGCCACTGGATAAAGGACAGGTCAAAGGTTATGGGCTAAAGATTTACACGGGCCAGGCTATGCAGGTTCAGGAAGCTATTAAGGAGGTTTCAGCGGCTGATGATTTTAAAGAGATTATTGGCTGTCCTCCAATGAAGGACGGTAAACGGTTAATTGATGCTGAAAGCATTCGCAAATTAGAATCCTGTATAGCCAACTTACCCCAAACAAAAAAGCAACATACCAATGAGGCAGGAGAATACCAGGCCGATCGCTTAAAGCTGCATGCCAAAATAATAGGCGAGTTTAAGAAGGATGCAAAATGTACCGGTGGTAAAAAGCCAATTGCAATTCTTACGGGCGGAGCACCTGGAGCAGGTAAAAGCACCTTTTTGAAAAACTTTGCTCCTTGGCTTTTATCTGATAGTGTTTATCACATTGACGCAGATGAAGTAAGGGCAAAATTGCCTGAATATAAGGGATGGAATGCAAGTGCCACGCATGAGGAAACTAGCGATATCACTAAAAAACTGATTCGTGAAATTGGCAAGCCTTGTGAATATGACCTTATTTATGATGGCACCATGAATAAGGCCAAAAAGTATGGGCCCTTAGTAACTCAACTTAAGGATTTAGGGTACCAGGTATTTGTGATTTATCTCCAAGTTCCAAAGGAGCTAAGCAAACAAAGGGTATTAGATCGATACAAAACTTCAGGGCGTTATGTTCCGATGTCGGTAATAGATGAAATTTACGAAAATGGCCTTGAAGCGTATGATGAAGTAATTAAGAGCGCGGATGGCTTTATTCGAGTGAATGGTGAAACCCAAGAGATTGTTGAAAAGGGAGGAATGCAGCTTCCGAAAAGGCGAAAGTTAGCTAATCAACCATCTAAAAGTGAGCCTTCAAAAGCAGATCGAGATTCGATAGGTACTATTCGTAAAGAAATCAATGAATACTTGATTTTATCAGAAAACCAAGTGAGGAATTTTGCGGAAAAGATTAATCGCTTAAGAAAAGTCAATAGCCAAAAAATAGATGGATCTCAGATTAATAAAAAGGTACTGCCTCTTACGGCTGACGGCCTATTCCGATGGGCAAAAAATCCCGGGGCATACGATTTACCTGGAATAGATGCTCCAGATGAAACAAAACCAACCATCAAACCGAGAAAAATCAAAAAGTTAGAACCCGCTAATTCTTCCTCTGGAGGCTTTTGGCAACAATTATGGAATGGTAAATGA